A portion of the Cryptomeria japonica chromosome 5, Sugi_1.0, whole genome shotgun sequence genome contains these proteins:
- the LOC131875698 gene encoding uncharacterized protein LOC131875698 yields MESLRERLYALNKLDKRRLMAQWVTDVAQQRRKHWHDQHIRRARFTPRQLVLKYNGRNEIKPGKFKVRWLGPFRIREVNTNGAIKLWMLDGKEIPDAINKSKLKVYHERREPGTPSQTAAAKN; encoded by the coding sequence atggagagcctgagggagcgCCTGTATGCCCTAAACAAACTGGATAAACGAAGGCTgatggcacaatgggtgacagaCGTGGCCCAGCAACGAAGGAAACATTGGCATGACCAACACATTCGGCGGGCGAGGTTCACCCCGAGGCAGTTAGTCTTGAAATATAATGGACGAAACGAAATTAAACCAgggaaattcaaagtccgatggttagggcccttccggatACGTGAGGTCAACACGAACGGGGCGATAAAGTTATGGATgctggacgggaaggagataccagacgcaATCAACAAATCCAAACTGAAGGtctatcacgaacggagggaaccgGGAACCCCTAGTCAGACAGCCGCagcaaaaaattag